In Daucus carota subsp. sativus chromosome 4, DH1 v3.0, whole genome shotgun sequence, one DNA window encodes the following:
- the LOC108217820 gene encoding (+)-neomenthol dehydrogenase-like isoform X2 produces MNRYAVVTGGNKGIGLEICRQLAFNGVTVVLTARDKKKGMEAVENLHQSGLADFVIFHQLDVLDSASIASLADFVESHFGKLDILVNNAATVGLILDSNAVKAAVFNAKGPLINWNEVSTRTYDTAEECIKVNYKGARKMVDTFLLLLQLSDSPRIVNVSSMTGVLKFVTNEGANRVLSDAENLTEERVDRLLQEFLQDLKEGVLETKGWNSYLSAYTLSKAALNAYTRILAKKYPRFMINSVCPGYVKTGINCFTGILSTEEGAQSPVRLALSPAGGVSGMFFSRTDVVPF; encoded by the exons ATGAATAGGTATGCAGTGGTGACAGGAGGAAACAAAGGAATAGGCTTAGAGATATGCAGACAATTAGCTTTTAATGGGGTCACAGTGGTATTAACTGCTAGAGATAAGAAGAAGGGAATGGAGGCTGTCGAAAATCTTCACCAATCCGGTCTTGCGGACTTTGTGATATTCCATCAGCTTGATGTGCTGGACTCAGCCAGCATTGCTTCTCTTGCAGATTTTGTCGAGTCCCATTTTGGAAAGCTTGATATCTTG GTGAACAATGCAGCAACTGTTGGGCTTATATTGGATAGCAATGCTGTAAAAGCTGCAGTGTTCAATGCG AAAGGACCCCTAATAAACTGGAATGAGGTATCAACCCGGACCTATGATACTGCAGAAGAATGCATAAAAGTAAATTACAAAGGTGCAAGAAAGATGGTTGATACgtttcttctccttcttcagttaTCTGATTCGCCAAGGATTGTCAATGTCTCCTCCATGACCGGGGTGCTAAAG TTCGTAACTAATGAGGGTGCCAATCGAGTTTTGAGTGATGCTGAAAACCTTACTGAAGAGCGAGTGGACAGACTGTTGCAGGAATTTCTACAAGATCTTAAAGAAGGTGTGTTAGAAACCAAGGGCTGGAACTCTTATCTATCTGCCTATACATTATCCAAAGCAGCCTTGAATGCATATACAAGAATTCTGGCCAAGAAGTACCCCAGATTCATGATCAATTCTGTCTGCCCTGGCTATGTGAAGACGGGGATTAATTGTTTTACAGGCATTTTAAGTACAGAAGAAGGTGCTCAGAGTCCCGTGAGGCTAGCCTTATCGCCTGCTGGTGGGGTTTCTGGTATGTTCTTTTCTCGGACAGACGTCGTACCTTTTTGA
- the LOC108217820 gene encoding (+)-neomenthol dehydrogenase-like isoform X1 → MADSSFLATKRYAVVTGGNKGIGLEICRQLAFNGVTVVLTARDKKKGMEAVENLHQSGLADFVIFHQLDVLDSASIASLADFVESHFGKLDILVNNAATVGLILDSNAVKAAVFNAKGPLINWNEVSTRTYDTAEECIKVNYKGARKMVDTFLLLLQLSDSPRIVNVSSMTGVLKFVTNEGANRVLSDAENLTEERVDRLLQEFLQDLKEGVLETKGWNSYLSAYTLSKAALNAYTRILAKKYPRFMINSVCPGYVKTGINCFTGILSTEEGAQSPVRLALSPAGGVSGMFFSRTDVVPF, encoded by the exons ATGGCAGACTCAAGCTTTCTTGCAACAAAGAG GTATGCAGTGGTGACAGGAGGAAACAAAGGAATAGGCTTAGAGATATGCAGACAATTAGCTTTTAATGGGGTCACAGTGGTATTAACTGCTAGAGATAAGAAGAAGGGAATGGAGGCTGTCGAAAATCTTCACCAATCCGGTCTTGCGGACTTTGTGATATTCCATCAGCTTGATGTGCTGGACTCAGCCAGCATTGCTTCTCTTGCAGATTTTGTCGAGTCCCATTTTGGAAAGCTTGATATCTTG GTGAACAATGCAGCAACTGTTGGGCTTATATTGGATAGCAATGCTGTAAAAGCTGCAGTGTTCAATGCG AAAGGACCCCTAATAAACTGGAATGAGGTATCAACCCGGACCTATGATACTGCAGAAGAATGCATAAAAGTAAATTACAAAGGTGCAAGAAAGATGGTTGATACgtttcttctccttcttcagttaTCTGATTCGCCAAGGATTGTCAATGTCTCCTCCATGACCGGGGTGCTAAAG TTCGTAACTAATGAGGGTGCCAATCGAGTTTTGAGTGATGCTGAAAACCTTACTGAAGAGCGAGTGGACAGACTGTTGCAGGAATTTCTACAAGATCTTAAAGAAGGTGTGTTAGAAACCAAGGGCTGGAACTCTTATCTATCTGCCTATACATTATCCAAAGCAGCCTTGAATGCATATACAAGAATTCTGGCCAAGAAGTACCCCAGATTCATGATCAATTCTGTCTGCCCTGGCTATGTGAAGACGGGGATTAATTGTTTTACAGGCATTTTAAGTACAGAAGAAGGTGCTCAGAGTCCCGTGAGGCTAGCCTTATCGCCTGCTGGTGGGGTTTCTGGTATGTTCTTTTCTCGGACAGACGTCGTACCTTTTTGA
- the LOC108217820 gene encoding (+)-neomenthol dehydrogenase-like isoform X3 — MADSSFLATKRYAVVTGGNKGIGLEICRQLAFNGVTVVLTARDKKKGMEAVENLHQSGLADFVIFHQLDVLDSASIASLADFVESHFGKLDILVNNAATVGLILDSNAVKAAVFNAFVTNEGANRVLSDAENLTEERVDRLLQEFLQDLKEGVLETKGWNSYLSAYTLSKAALNAYTRILAKKYPRFMINSVCPGYVKTGINCFTGILSTEEGAQSPVRLALSPAGGVSGMFFSRTDVVPF, encoded by the exons ATGGCAGACTCAAGCTTTCTTGCAACAAAGAG GTATGCAGTGGTGACAGGAGGAAACAAAGGAATAGGCTTAGAGATATGCAGACAATTAGCTTTTAATGGGGTCACAGTGGTATTAACTGCTAGAGATAAGAAGAAGGGAATGGAGGCTGTCGAAAATCTTCACCAATCCGGTCTTGCGGACTTTGTGATATTCCATCAGCTTGATGTGCTGGACTCAGCCAGCATTGCTTCTCTTGCAGATTTTGTCGAGTCCCATTTTGGAAAGCTTGATATCTTG GTGAACAATGCAGCAACTGTTGGGCTTATATTGGATAGCAATGCTGTAAAAGCTGCAGTGTTCAATGCG TTCGTAACTAATGAGGGTGCCAATCGAGTTTTGAGTGATGCTGAAAACCTTACTGAAGAGCGAGTGGACAGACTGTTGCAGGAATTTCTACAAGATCTTAAAGAAGGTGTGTTAGAAACCAAGGGCTGGAACTCTTATCTATCTGCCTATACATTATCCAAAGCAGCCTTGAATGCATATACAAGAATTCTGGCCAAGAAGTACCCCAGATTCATGATCAATTCTGTCTGCCCTGGCTATGTGAAGACGGGGATTAATTGTTTTACAGGCATTTTAAGTACAGAAGAAGGTGCTCAGAGTCCCGTGAGGCTAGCCTTATCGCCTGCTGGTGGGGTTTCTGGTATGTTCTTTTCTCGGACAGACGTCGTACCTTTTTGA
- the LOC108218977 gene encoding NAD-dependent malic enzyme 59 kDa isoform, mitochondrial: MWRGLVRSAASNLRHSRSYSSAVPLPSIIHKRGIDVLHDPWFNKDTGFPITERDRLGLRGLLPPRVVSFEQQYDRFMESYRSLEKNTVGQSYGVVSLAKWRILNRLHDRNETLYYRVLIDNIKDFAPIIYTPTVGLVCQNYSGLFRRPRGMYFSAKDKGEMMSMIYNWPAQQVDMIVLTDGSRILGLGDLGVQGIGIPIGKLDMYVAAAGINPQRILPVMLDVGTNNQKLLEDRLYLGLRQPRLEGEEYLSVVDEFMEAVHARWPKAIVQFEDFQMKWAFETLHRYRKKFCMFNDDIQGTAGVALAGLLGTVRAQGRPLTDFANQKIVVVGAGSAGLGVLNMAIQAVSRIAGSGANPHFFLLDKDGLLTKERKGIDPAAAPFAKSVAETEEMGLREGASLVEVVKKVKPHVLLGLSGVGGVFHEEVLKAMRESDSIKPAIFAMSNPTTKAECTAIDAFKHAGENIVFASGSPFENVDLGNGKVGHVNQANNMYLFPGIGLGSLLSGAHYISDGMLQAAAECLANYMKDEEIQMGILYPSINSIRDITAEVAAAVLRAAIGEGLAEGHGDVGAKELEHMSEEEIIEHVRRNMWYPIYSPLVHER; this comes from the exons ATGTGGAGAGGTTTGGTTCGATCCGCGGCTTCGAATCTCCGACATTCACGGAGCTACTCGTCGGCGGTTCCGCTGCCGTCGATTATTCATAAGCGTGGGATTGATGTGCTTCATGATCCTTGGTTTAACAAG GATACTGGGTTTCCGATAACAGAAAGGGACCGACTTGGACTTCGTGGTCTCCTCCCACCTCGAGTAGTATCTTTTGAGCAGCAATATGATCGTTTTA TGGAGTCGTACCGATCACTCGAAAAAAATACCGTGGGTCAATCTTATGGTGTTGTGTCTTTAGCAAAATGGAGGATTTTGAACAGGCTGCATGACAGGAATGAAACACTATACTACCGA GTTCTTATTGATAACATTAAAGATTTTGCTCCAATAATATACACTCCAACTGTTGGATTGGTATGTCAAAATTATTCAGGGTTATTTAGACGTCCGCGTGGAATGTACTTCAGTGCCAAAGATAAAGGAGAGATGATGTCTATGATCTATAACTGGCCTGCTCAGCAG GTTGACATGATCGTACTGACGGATGGTAGTCGTATTCTTGGGCTAGGTGATCTCGGTGTTCAGGGAATTGGTATTCCTATTGGAAAACTTGATATGTATGTTGCTGCTGCTGGTATCAATCCACAGAGA ATACTTCCAGTTATGCTTGATGTTGGTACCAACAATCAAAAGCTTCTTGAAGATCGTCTAT ATTTAGGACTACGACAACCTAGGCTGGAAGGAGAAGAATATCTATCAGTTGTTGATGAATTCATGGAAGCTGTTCATGCACGTTGGCCAAAGGCAATTGTGCAG TTTGAGGACTTCCAAATGAAGTGGGCCTTTGAAACGCTGCACAGGTACAGGAAGAAGTTTTGCATGTTTAATGATGATATACAG GGAACTGCTGGAGTTGCTTTGGCTGGACTTCTTGGAACTGTGAGGGCACAAGGTCGGCCTTTAACAGACTTCGCGAACCAAAAGATAGTTGTTGTTGGAGCCGGGAG TGCTGGTCTTGGTGTTCTTAATATGGCCATACAGGCTGTGTCAAGAATTGCTGGATCAGGAGCTAATCCTCACTTCTTTCTGCTTGACAAAGAT GGTCTTCTTACAAAAGAGAGGAAAGGTATTGATCCTGCAGCTGCACCATTTGCAAAATCCGTTGCTGAAACTGAGGAAATGGGACTTAGGGAGGGAGCCAGTCTTGTTGAAGTG GTTAAAAAGGTCAAACCACATGTCCTTCTTGGGTTATCTGGAGTTGGTGGTGTCTTCCATGAAGAG GTACTTAAGGCCATGCGAGAGTCAGATTCCATTAAGCCTGCTATATTTGCAATGTCAAATCCTACGACGAAAG CCGAGTGCACTGCTATTGATGCTTTCAAGCATGCTGGTGAAAATATCGTCTTTGCAAGTGGGAGCCCTTTTGAAAATGTTGATCTTG GAAACGGAAAAGTAGGCCATGTAAATCAAGCAAATAATATGTATCTGTTCCCGGG GATTGGTCTTGGTTCACTGCTCTCCGGTGCTCACTATATTTCTGATGGaatgctgcaggcagctgctgaaTG CCTCGCTAACTACATGAAAGATGAAGAAATTCAAATGGGCATCTTATATCCTTCTATTAATAG TATTCGAGATATTACAGCAGAGGTTGCAGCAGCTGTTTTACGAGCAGCAATTGGTGAAGGACTAGCAGAAGGACATGGGGATGTAGGAGCTAAAGAGCTCGAGCACATGTCAGAA GAAGAGATTATAGAACATGTTAGACGCAACATGTGGTATCCCATTTACAGTCCTCTCGTTCATGAAAGATGA
- the LOC108216979 gene encoding transcriptional corepressor LEUNIG_HOMOLOG-like, whose amino-acid sequence MAQRDWDADKMLDAYIYDYLMAKKLHASAKAFKAERAVPNDPVAIGAPGGFLFEWWSLFWDSYTAKSNEAAALQVETQQSRARENQQQLQLIQQQNAQLQRWDPSHSSHGVPVNAMNSEGIMGQPSANFLDMKMYKDWINQGQLLEGNSGNMSRSSQQLRAQMTNVSDIKTEGNSGNQKSLPSHASTIHRQAISQSQPGLGSAGLNQGVSGLPQKGWALGIDQLKPNSGLQVHQPDLLDQNRFPLSSSIQQALEQAQAQGCIGSSPNYGFGGLPRGGLKVKDAELEKNKGSMCSQKMKMTQMPQSSSQHEQLQQNNNRERKQQSSSGPTNSKGKGNTMDPSPKSPVSTHTPGDEKNTASSLQHVSSGQKGLMMYGSETEGLASPENQLDDIEHIGDEGDVDSFLSNDGEDGRTLYDNIKQNLTGHKTESSKGFFLEEVGCIRTRDKVTCCHFSSDGKLLASAGHEKKAVLWNMNNLQTESTPEEHQDVITDVRFRPNSSQLVTASLDKSVKLWDAANPSYCLHAYTGHPSHVMSLDFHPKKNDMFCFCDSNNEIRYWNINPFSCTRVSKQGGSSQVRFEPANGRLLAAASDEGHSGVVNSLCWDLNGDYLASVCKESVKVWSLTSGKCVHELSSKSNQFHSCAFHPSYSALLMIGGEKGLELWNIAENKIMTVRAHENMIAALAQSPVTGMIASGSHDSSVKLWK is encoded by the exons ATGGCACAGCGTGACTGGGATGCTGACAAAAT GCTTGATGCCTACATATATGATTATCTTATGGCAAAAAAGCTACATGCATCCGCGAAAGCTTTTAAGGCTGAGAGGGCGGTTCCAAATGACCCCGTAG CTATCGGTGCGCCTGGAGGATTTCTCTTCGAGTGGTGGTCTCTTTTCTGGGACAGCTACACTGCAAAGTCAAATGAAGCTGCTGCTTTGCAGGTTGAG acGCAACAAAGTAGAGCAAGAGAGAACCAACAGCAGTTGCAACTTATCCAGCAACAGAATGCTCAATTACAGCGATGGGATCCTAGTCATTCTTCCCATGGTGTCCCGGTAAATGCTATGAACTCTGAAGGAATAATGGGACAGCCTTCAGCCAATTTCCTGGACATGAAAATGTACAAAGATTGGATAAACCAGGG CCAGTTGCTTGAAGGAAATTCTGGGAACATGTCTAGGTCTTCACAGCAATTGCGTGCTCAAATGACCAATGTAAGT GACATAAAGACTGAAGGGAACTCGGGCAACCAGAAATCTTTGCCTTCACATGCATCAACAATCCATCGGCAAGCAATCTCGCAGTCACAGCCTGGATTGGGCAGTGCAG GATTAAATCAAGGGGTCAGTGGTCTTCCACAGAAGGGTTGGGCTCTG GGAATTGATCAACTAAAGCCGAATTCAGGTCTACAAGTACATCAGCCGGATCTACTGGATCAGAATCGCTTTCCCCTGTCCTCATCAATCCAGCAAGCATTAGAACAAGCTCAGGCACAAGGATGTATTGGAAGCTCACCTAATTACGGGTTTGGTGGATTACCACGGGGTGGATTGAAAGTAAAAGATGCTGAGCTGGAAAAAAATAAAGGATCGATGTGTTCACAAAAg ATGAAAATGACCCAAATGCCACAATCATCCTCTCAACATGAGCAACTGCAACAG AACAATAACAGAGAAAGAAAACAGCAGTCGTCTTCTGGACCAACTAATAGTAAGGGTAAGGGAAACACAATGGATCCTTCACCAAAATCCCCGGTATCGACTCATACCCCTGGCGATGAGAAAAATACTGCCAGTAGTCTGCAGCATGTAAGCAGTGGACAAAAAGGGTTGATGATGTATGGTTCGGAAACAGAAGGTCTTGCATCACCTGAAAATCAGTTG GATGACATAGAACATATTGGAGATGAGGGAGATGTCGACTCCTTTTTGTCTAATGATGGTGAAGATGGACGGACTTTATACGACAACATCAAACAAAATCTTACTGGACATAAAACGGAGTCTTCAAAAG GATTCTTCCTTGAAGAAGTTGGTTGTATACGGACCAGAGATAAAGTCACATGCTGCCATTTCTCTTCAGATGGCAAGCTGTTAGCTAGTGCCGGACATGAAAAGAAG GCTGTTCTTTGGAACATGAATAACTTGCAAACCGAAAGCACTCCTGAAGAACACCAGGACGTGATTACAGATGTGCGTTTCAGGCCTAATTCATCTCAATTGGTGACAGCTTCACTTGACAAGTCTGTGAAATTGTGGGATGCAGCTAAT CCAAGCTACTGCCTGCATGCTTATACTGGGCACCCCTCTCATGTTATGTCCCTAGACTTTCATCCAAAGAAGAATGACATGTTCTGTTTTTGTGATAGTAACAATGAAATTCGTTATTGGAACATCAATCCATTTTCATGTACTCGAGTTTCAAAG CAAGGAGGTAGTTCACAAGTGAGATTTGAACCGGCAAATGGACGCTTATTAGCAGCAGCATCAGATGAA GGACATAGCGGTGTGGTTAACTCCCTATGCTGGGATCTAAATGGTGATTATTTGGCTTCCGTTTGTAAGGAGTCTGTGAAAGTCTGGTCGCTGACCTCTGGCAAATGCGTTCATGAACTTAGCTCAAAGAGTAACCAGTTTCATTCCTGTGCTTTCCATCCAAGCTATTCAGCTCTTTTGATGATTGGTGGAGAGAAG GGTTTAGAGTTGTGGAATATTGCTGAGAATAAAATCATGACAGTTCGAGCACATGAAAATATGATTGCTGCTTTAGCACAGTCCCCTGTAACGGGAATGATTGCTTCTGGAAGTCACGACAGTTCTGTCAAGTTATGGAAATAA